In Opitutus sp. ER46, one DNA window encodes the following:
- the gatB gene encoding Asp-tRNA(Asn)/Glu-tRNA(Gln) amidotransferase subunit GatB, producing MSKSAAAFEAVIGLEVHVQIKTRSKMFTRVAAGYGHEPNTLTDPVVLALPGVLPVMNKAALDAIIKAGLLLGCRIAPVCKWDRKNYFYPDSPKNYQISQYDQPICLGGSVEIELPGAARNVMGEHQAVPLTRIHLEEDVGKLNHGASDSLVDYNRAGTPLMEIVSDPAMHSADEAYAYLQSLRATMIYGGISDCDMEKGQLRCDANISIRPVGETKLGTKVELKNLNSISFVRDGIAHEIKRQIAVLERGGTIVQETRDYDGMTGTSQSLRTKEEAHDYRYFPDPDLMPVKVDEAWKARLQAECPELPFPKQRRFIEQYQLPYTLTSVLVWDRALADYFEETVKLTGAAKAQAVGNWIVNDLLRELGNAKLTLAESRVRPAHLAALVQLIDAGTVLTNAAKEVFVEMAATGDRPEAIAERRGLKAAPTNTGELEQWCRDAIAANAKALAEFKAGKDSAINAFKGPVMKAAKGKANPKLVDETLRRLLAAAN from the coding sequence GTGTCGAAATCTGCCGCCGCCTTCGAAGCCGTCATTGGATTGGAGGTCCACGTGCAGATCAAGACGCGGTCCAAGATGTTCACCCGCGTCGCCGCCGGCTATGGCCATGAGCCAAATACGCTGACGGATCCGGTCGTCCTCGCCCTGCCGGGCGTGCTGCCGGTGATGAACAAGGCCGCGCTCGATGCCATCATCAAGGCCGGGCTCCTCCTCGGGTGCCGCATCGCCCCGGTCTGCAAGTGGGACCGCAAGAATTACTTCTACCCCGACTCACCGAAGAACTATCAGATTTCCCAATACGACCAGCCGATCTGCCTCGGCGGCAGCGTCGAGATCGAGCTGCCCGGCGCCGCCCGCAACGTCATGGGCGAACACCAAGCGGTCCCCCTCACGCGCATCCACCTCGAGGAGGACGTGGGCAAGCTGAACCACGGGGCCAGCGACTCGCTCGTCGACTACAACCGCGCCGGCACGCCGCTGATGGAGATCGTATCCGACCCGGCCATGCACTCGGCCGACGAGGCCTACGCCTACCTGCAGTCGCTGCGCGCCACGATGATCTACGGCGGCATCTCCGATTGCGATATGGAGAAGGGCCAGCTGCGCTGCGACGCCAACATCTCGATCCGCCCGGTGGGCGAGACGAAGCTCGGCACCAAGGTCGAGCTCAAGAATCTCAACTCGATCTCTTTCGTGCGCGATGGCATCGCCCACGAGATCAAGCGCCAGATCGCGGTCCTCGAGCGCGGGGGTACGATCGTGCAGGAAACCCGCGACTACGACGGCATGACCGGCACCTCGCAGTCCCTCCGTACCAAGGAGGAGGCGCACGACTACCGCTACTTCCCGGATCCGGACTTGATGCCGGTGAAGGTCGACGAGGCCTGGAAGGCGCGGCTGCAGGCCGAGTGCCCCGAACTGCCGTTTCCCAAGCAGCGGCGGTTCATCGAGCAGTACCAGCTGCCGTATACGCTGACGTCGGTCCTGGTCTGGGACCGCGCGCTCGCCGACTACTTCGAGGAAACGGTCAAGCTTACCGGCGCCGCCAAAGCCCAGGCGGTCGGCAACTGGATCGTGAACGATCTCCTGCGTGAGCTGGGCAACGCGAAGCTCACGCTGGCCGAATCCCGCGTTCGCCCGGCGCACCTCGCCGCGCTCGTCCAGTTGATCGACGCCGGCACCGTCCTGACGAATGCCGCCAAGGAGGTCTTCGTTGAGATGGCGGCCACCGGGGACAGGCCCGAAGCGATCGCGGAACGACGCGGGCTCAAGGCGGCGCCGACCAACACGGGTGAACTCGAACAGTGGTGCCGCGACGCGATCGCCGCCAACGCCAAGGCCCTCGCCGAGTTCAAGGCCGGCAAGGACAGCGCGATCAACGCGTTCAAGGGCCCCGTGATGAAGGCGGCCAAGGGCAAGGCGAACCCCAAGCTCGTCGACGAGACCCTGCGGCGGCTGCTCGCCGCGGCGAACTGA
- a CDS encoding GxxExxY protein, translated as MNPQINAVTERIIGAAIEVHRELGSGLLESAYERALGHEFQLRGLAYQQQTRCPVTYKNLVIDDAYRLDFLVEGSVVVELKAVDELLEVHQAQVLTYLKFTRCRIGLLFNFRSTVLTRAMKRLAL; from the coding sequence ATGAACCCACAGATCAACGCGGTCACGGAGCGTATCATCGGTGCCGCGATTGAGGTCCACCGAGAACTCGGCTCCGGCTTGCTGGAATCGGCCTACGAGCGCGCACTTGGGCACGAGTTTCAGCTCCGCGGTCTCGCCTATCAGCAACAGACGCGTTGTCCGGTGACCTATAAGAACCTGGTGATCGACGACGCCTACCGGCTGGATTTTCTCGTCGAAGGATCCGTTGTCGTGGAACTGAAGGCCGTCGATGAGCTGCTTGAGGTCCACCAGGCACAGGTGCTGACGTACCTGAAGTTCACGCGCTGCCGGATTGGTCTCCTGTTCAATTTCCGTTCGACTGTGCTCACCCGTGCAATGAAACGCCTCGCTCTGTGA
- the gatA gene encoding Asp-tRNA(Asn)/Glu-tRNA(Gln) amidotransferase subunit GatA yields MSSLHYQSLTDAAAALDAKRISATELTQAVIARTKAVEPRVHAFNSFDEADALAQAAASDARRAAGQVRGPLDGIPIAFKDVIAVEGQPLTASSKMLRNFVSPYDATVTTKLKRAGAVLWGRLNCDEFAMGSSTENSAFGPTGNPWDVTRVPGGSSGGSAAALAAGEAIATLGSDTGGSIRQPAALCGVVGLKPTYGLVSRYGLIAFASSLDQIGPFTHTVEDAAVLLQAIAGHDERDSTSYRAEIPDYRAELARRRGPWKLGIPREYFGEGLDPEIGAAVEKAIAFYREQGCEIREVSLPHTKYCLDTYYIIATAEASSNLARYDGVRYGHRSAQAKDAVDLYFQSRAEGFGPEVKRRIILGTYVLSSGYYDAYYLRAQKVRTLIRQDFLNAYQEVDALITPTSPVPAFKLGEKSDPLAMYLCDIYTIGVNLAGLPGISVPCGFTSAGLPIGLQLVGQPFQEANLLAVAHAYTQAHAWHSQQPKL; encoded by the coding sequence ATGTCCTCGCTTCACTACCAGTCCCTCACCGATGCCGCCGCCGCGCTGGACGCGAAGCGCATTTCCGCGACCGAGCTCACGCAGGCCGTCATCGCGCGCACCAAGGCCGTCGAGCCGCGCGTGCACGCGTTCAACTCCTTCGACGAGGCCGACGCGCTGGCCCAGGCCGCCGCGTCCGACGCCCGGCGCGCGGCGGGGCAGGTGAGGGGCCCGCTCGATGGCATCCCGATCGCGTTCAAGGACGTGATCGCCGTGGAAGGCCAGCCACTCACGGCTTCGAGCAAGATGCTCAGAAACTTCGTCTCGCCGTACGACGCCACGGTCACGACGAAGCTGAAGCGGGCCGGTGCCGTGCTTTGGGGCCGGCTCAACTGCGATGAGTTCGCGATGGGCTCGTCGACTGAGAACTCCGCGTTCGGCCCAACGGGCAACCCATGGGACGTCACACGCGTGCCGGGCGGTTCGTCCGGCGGCAGCGCCGCCGCGCTCGCCGCGGGCGAGGCGATCGCGACGCTTGGCTCCGACACCGGCGGCTCCATCCGCCAACCCGCCGCGCTCTGCGGCGTGGTGGGCCTCAAGCCGACTTATGGCCTGGTCTCGCGCTATGGGCTGATCGCCTTTGCCTCCTCGCTCGACCAGATCGGGCCGTTCACCCACACCGTCGAGGATGCGGCCGTGCTGCTGCAGGCGATCGCCGGGCACGACGAGCGCGACTCGACGTCGTACCGCGCCGAGATTCCGGACTACCGCGCGGAACTCGCGCGGCGCCGCGGCCCGTGGAAGCTCGGCATCCCGCGTGAATACTTTGGCGAGGGCCTCGATCCCGAGATCGGCGCCGCCGTCGAAAAGGCGATCGCCTTCTACCGCGAGCAGGGCTGTGAGATCCGCGAGGTGTCGCTCCCGCATACCAAGTACTGCCTCGACACCTATTACATCATCGCGACCGCCGAGGCGTCCTCCAACCTCGCCCGCTACGATGGCGTCCGGTACGGCCACCGCTCCGCGCAGGCGAAGGACGCCGTCGACCTGTACTTCCAGTCCCGCGCGGAGGGCTTCGGGCCCGAGGTCAAGCGACGCATCATTCTCGGCACATACGTGCTCTCGAGCGGCTACTACGACGCGTATTACCTGCGCGCCCAGAAGGTGCGTACCCTCATCCGGCAGGACTTCCTGAACGCGTACCAGGAGGTCGATGCGCTGATCACGCCCACCTCGCCCGTGCCCGCCTTCAAGCTCGGTGAGAAGAGCGACCCGCTGGCGATGTATCTGTGCGACATCTACACGATCGGCGTGAACCTGGCCGGACTGCCCGGCATCAGTGTGCCGTGCGGCTTCACCTCGGCCGGGCTGCCCATCGGTCTGCAACTCGTCGGCCAGCCGTTCCAGGAAGCCAATCTGCTTGCCGTCGCCCACGCCTACACCCAGGCCCACGCCTGGCACTCCCAGCAGCCCAAGCTGTAG
- the gatC gene encoding Asp-tRNA(Asn)/Glu-tRNA(Gln) amidotransferase subunit GatC — translation MSAPQLNIDHVAKLARLALTPTEKAQFAQQLGDVLHHIEQLGRVDVTGIEPTAHAFAVTNVWQDDEPRPGLPVEAALRNAPAQRENMIVVPKVVE, via the coding sequence ATGTCCGCCCCGCAACTGAACATCGACCACGTCGCCAAGCTCGCCCGCTTGGCGCTCACGCCCACCGAGAAGGCCCAGTTTGCCCAGCAACTCGGCGACGTCCTTCACCACATCGAGCAGCTCGGCAGGGTTGACGTCACCGGCATCGAACCCACCGCGCACGCATTCGCCGTCACCAACGTGTGGCAGGACGACGAGCCGCGGCCCGGTCTGCCCGTCGAAGCCGCGCTGCGCAACGCCCCCGCGCAGCGCGAGAACATGATCGTCGTGCCCAAGGTCGTGGAGTGA
- the pheT gene encoding phenylalanine--tRNA ligase subunit beta yields the protein MKISLNWLRDYVQLDASIDEITRAITFLGFEVEGVASTGAPKLEHVVVGQILTRDRHPNADKLSVCTVDVGPAGGVKTIVCGAPNCDAGRRVPVALPGAVLPGNFQIKQSKIRGQASDGMMCAPDEIGLGAEHAGLLILEGEPALGTPINAVLPPGDTVFDIEVTPNRPDCLSHLGIARELSAWFKVPLTYPAERFTGTFAADAKPRPDLLKGVRVDAPEDCPLYTAHIITGIKIGPSPAWMQERLKAVGLRPINNVVDVGNYVMLETGQPLHAFDARRLGGNEIIVRRATEGEKLVTLDGKERVLTNRMLVIADAQKPVVIAGIMGGENSGVLDDTTDLVLECAYFKRQSIRRTSRKLALASDSSYRYERGVDPHTALEAAYRAIDLIIETAGGKVVGPAYRVGTDVPWEREIVVTHDFVQERLGFDVPAAAMRAALEALELAIVREQPTEAPARGPAWTVAIPSWRDDLDRPIDLVEEILRVYGTDKIPPAVVSSPGLLADDDPIVLFNRRVTDYLVGHDFHECVNYTLRPAKEIATWVSQAAAAELALANPFVEDQSHLRPTLITGLLESLKLNQSRGVRATRFCETGRIFIERNGQNFECAAVAFIIAEGADDRSWLRREKPDFYAAKHHVAALAAAAGIDFARQPLVAATGAHLGWQEGQAAVAGEMLGGWTAAFGLVNLAQVKALGIEGKVYGGIFAILPEKLTSDLTRRRYGDFSLFPAALRDLALVVDANVTAGEVQKALTKAARAAVGNAFAVESVTVFDVYQGKGLPEGKKSLAFSLVFRAAERTLTDDEVTAAFQKIQDEIVKSGAYQIRK from the coding sequence ATGAAGATTTCCCTCAACTGGCTTCGCGACTACGTCCAGCTCGACGCCTCCATCGACGAAATCACGCGGGCGATCACCTTCCTCGGCTTCGAGGTCGAGGGGGTCGCCTCCACCGGCGCGCCCAAGCTCGAGCACGTGGTCGTCGGCCAGATTCTCACCCGCGACCGGCATCCCAATGCCGACAAGCTCTCCGTCTGCACCGTCGACGTCGGCCCCGCCGGCGGCGTGAAGACCATCGTTTGCGGCGCGCCCAACTGCGACGCCGGCCGCCGCGTGCCGGTCGCCCTCCCGGGCGCCGTCCTTCCCGGCAATTTCCAAATCAAGCAGTCCAAGATCCGCGGCCAGGCTTCCGACGGTATGATGTGCGCGCCGGATGAGATCGGCCTCGGCGCCGAACATGCCGGCCTGCTCATCCTCGAGGGCGAGCCCGCCCTCGGCACGCCGATCAACGCCGTGCTGCCCCCGGGCGACACCGTCTTCGACATCGAGGTCACGCCCAACCGCCCCGACTGCCTGTCCCACCTCGGCATCGCCCGCGAGCTCTCCGCCTGGTTCAAGGTGCCGCTCACGTATCCGGCCGAACGTTTCACCGGCACCTTCGCCGCCGACGCCAAGCCGCGTCCCGACCTGCTCAAGGGCGTACGCGTGGACGCTCCCGAGGACTGCCCACTCTACACCGCGCACATCATCACCGGCATCAAGATCGGCCCGAGCCCTGCCTGGATGCAGGAGCGCCTCAAGGCCGTCGGCCTGCGCCCGATCAACAACGTCGTCGACGTGGGCAACTACGTCATGCTCGAGACCGGCCAGCCGCTGCACGCGTTCGACGCCCGCCGCCTCGGTGGCAACGAGATCATCGTCCGCCGCGCCACCGAAGGGGAGAAGCTCGTCACCCTCGACGGCAAGGAGCGCGTGCTCACCAACCGGATGCTTGTGATCGCGGACGCGCAGAAGCCGGTCGTCATCGCCGGCATCATGGGCGGCGAGAACTCCGGCGTGCTCGACGACACCACCGACCTCGTCCTCGAGTGCGCGTACTTCAAGCGGCAGTCCATCCGCCGCACCTCCCGCAAGCTCGCGCTGGCGTCCGACTCCTCCTACCGCTACGAGCGCGGCGTTGACCCGCACACGGCCCTGGAAGCCGCTTATCGGGCGATCGACCTGATCATCGAGACCGCCGGCGGCAAGGTCGTCGGTCCCGCCTACCGCGTCGGCACCGACGTCCCGTGGGAGCGCGAGATCGTCGTCACCCACGACTTTGTGCAGGAACGGCTGGGCTTCGACGTCCCCGCCGCCGCCATGCGCGCCGCGCTCGAGGCGCTTGAGCTCGCCATCGTGCGCGAGCAACCCACCGAGGCCCCGGCCCGCGGTCCCGCCTGGACCGTCGCCATCCCGAGCTGGCGCGACGACCTCGACCGCCCAATCGACCTCGTCGAGGAGATCCTGCGCGTCTACGGCACTGACAAGATTCCGCCCGCCGTGGTCTCGTCGCCCGGGCTCCTCGCGGACGACGACCCGATCGTGCTCTTCAACCGCCGCGTGACCGATTACCTCGTCGGCCACGATTTCCACGAGTGCGTCAACTACACGCTGCGTCCGGCCAAGGAGATCGCCACTTGGGTCTCCCAGGCCGCCGCCGCTGAGCTCGCCCTCGCCAATCCGTTCGTCGAGGACCAGTCGCACCTGCGGCCGACCCTCATCACCGGCCTGCTCGAGTCGCTTAAGCTCAACCAGTCCCGCGGCGTCCGGGCCACGCGTTTCTGCGAGACCGGCCGCATCTTCATCGAGCGCAACGGCCAGAACTTCGAGTGCGCCGCCGTCGCGTTCATCATTGCCGAAGGCGCGGACGACCGTTCCTGGCTCCGCCGTGAGAAACCCGATTTCTACGCGGCGAAGCATCACGTGGCGGCCCTCGCGGCCGCCGCCGGCATCGACTTTGCCCGCCAGCCGCTCGTCGCGGCCACCGGCGCGCACCTCGGCTGGCAGGAAGGGCAGGCGGCCGTCGCCGGGGAAATGCTCGGCGGGTGGACGGCTGCATTCGGCCTCGTGAACCTCGCCCAGGTCAAGGCCCTCGGCATCGAGGGCAAGGTCTACGGCGGCATCTTCGCCATTCTGCCGGAGAAGCTCACGTCCGATCTCACCCGCCGCCGGTACGGTGACTTCAGCCTCTTCCCGGCCGCGCTGCGCGATCTCGCGCTCGTCGTCGACGCCAACGTCACCGCCGGCGAGGTTCAGAAAGCCCTCACCAAGGCGGCCCGCGCCGCCGTCGGCAATGCCTTCGCCGTCGAAAGCGTCACCGTCTTCGACGTCTACCAGGGCAAGGGACTCCCCGAGGGCAAGAAGAGCCTGGCGTTCAGCCTGGTCTTCCGTGCCGCCGAGCGGACCCTCACCGACGACGAGGTCACAGCCGCGTTCCAGAAGATCCAGGACGAGATTGTGAAGTCCGGCGCTTACCAGATCCGGAAGTAA
- the pheS gene encoding phenylalanine--tRNA ligase subunit alpha, translating into MQDKLSAVVAKAAAELPALKSRPEFESAKARFVGPNGELTALMKLMGTVPKEQRPAMGKLINEAKGRIQVELDGALARIEALELQAQLGPAIDPTLPAPDAGPGTYHPLTLVREEMCRILRKVGFVVADGPEVETEYYCFDALNTPADHPARDAQDTFYFPEPTRFGNVSRKNPEEKYLLRTHTSSVQIRTMLKGQPPLRIVSPGRVYRRDTTDATHSANFHQLECLYVDKNVTVRDLKALLDYIFASLLGKETKTRFRPHYFGYTEPSFEVDLSAKHLPKVKKEWIEIGGCGMVDPTVFEAVGYDSDVWSGYAFGMGLERLAMLLYGIDDIRYFYQNDLRFLKQFA; encoded by the coding sequence ATGCAAGACAAACTCTCCGCTGTCGTGGCCAAGGCGGCCGCCGAACTGCCGGCTCTGAAGTCCCGCCCCGAGTTCGAATCCGCCAAGGCCCGCTTCGTCGGCCCGAACGGCGAACTCACCGCCTTGATGAAGCTCATGGGCACGGTGCCCAAGGAGCAGCGCCCCGCGATGGGCAAGCTCATCAACGAGGCCAAGGGCCGAATCCAGGTCGAACTCGACGGCGCCCTCGCGCGCATCGAGGCGCTCGAGCTTCAGGCCCAGCTCGGGCCCGCAATCGACCCGACCCTGCCCGCGCCCGACGCCGGCCCCGGCACCTACCACCCGCTTACCCTCGTCCGCGAGGAGATGTGCCGCATCCTCCGCAAGGTCGGGTTCGTCGTCGCCGACGGTCCCGAGGTCGAGACCGAATATTACTGCTTCGACGCCCTTAACACGCCGGCCGATCACCCGGCACGCGATGCCCAGGACACGTTCTATTTCCCCGAGCCCACCCGCTTCGGCAACGTCTCGCGCAAGAATCCCGAGGAAAAATACCTCCTCCGCACGCACACGTCGTCCGTCCAGATCCGCACCATGCTCAAGGGCCAGCCGCCCCTGCGCATCGTCTCGCCCGGCCGCGTGTATCGCCGGGACACGACGGATGCCACGCACAGCGCGAACTTCCACCAGCTCGAGTGCCTGTACGTCGACAAGAATGTCACCGTGCGCGACCTCAAGGCGCTGCTCGACTACATCTTCGCCTCCCTCCTCGGCAAGGAGACCAAGACCCGCTTCCGGCCGCACTACTTCGGCTACACCGAGCCCAGCTTCGAGGTCGACCTCAGCGCCAAGCACCTGCCCAAGGTGAAGAAGGAATGGATCGAGATCGGCGGCTGCGGCATGGTCGATCCGACAGTCTTCGAGGCCGTCGGCTACGACTCCGACGTCTGGAGCGGCTACGCCTTCGGCATGGGCCTCGAACGCCTCGCGATGCTCCTCTACGGCATCGATGACATCCGGTACTTCTACCAGAACGATCTCCGGTTCCTGAAACAGTTTGCCTGA
- the rplT gene encoding 50S ribosomal protein L20, protein MARATNSPASRKRRKKVLKYAKGYFGSKSKLFRYAKEAVQHAWQYAYAARKKKKADFRGLWIVRLNAACRNAGISYSRFIEGLKAANIQLDRRVLSDLAIRDEVAFNALVKEAQDALKAKAAAAKKA, encoded by the coding sequence ATGGCTCGTGCAACCAACTCCCCCGCGTCGCGCAAGCGCCGCAAGAAAGTGCTGAAGTACGCCAAGGGCTACTTCGGCAGCAAATCGAAGCTCTTTCGCTATGCGAAGGAAGCCGTCCAGCACGCCTGGCAGTACGCCTACGCCGCGCGCAAGAAGAAGAAGGCCGATTTCCGCGGCCTCTGGATCGTCCGTCTGAACGCCGCCTGCCGCAACGCCGGCATCAGCTACAGCCGGTTCATCGAGGGCCTCAAGGCCGCCAATATCCAGCTCGACCGTCGGGTCCTGAGCGACCTCGCCATTCGTGACGAGGTGGCGTTTAACGCCCTGGTGAAAGAAGCCCAGGACGCGTTGAAAGCCAAGGCCGCCGCCGCCAAGAAGGCCTAA
- the rpmI gene encoding 50S ribosomal protein L35 — translation MQKTKKSVAKRFKLSAKGKLMRRTPGFRHLLGSKSTKSKRRASRDKQVAEGHAEPLKRCLPYGL, via the coding sequence ATGCAAAAGACCAAGAAGTCCGTTGCCAAGCGCTTCAAGCTGTCCGCCAAGGGCAAGCTGATGCGTCGCACCCCTGGCTTCCGTCACCTGCTGGGCTCGAAGAGCACGAAATCCAAGCGTCGTGCGAGTCGGGACAAGCAAGTGGCTGAGGGCCATGCGGAGCCGCTCAAGCGCTGTCTGCCGTACGGCCTGTAA
- a CDS encoding energy transducer TonB yields MRRDLIIGFIVSALIHGGAFFGERLIPEKKVEQKKVEERPVIQVVEMPPIEPEEPEVVETSDEPVKPMDFAPPMQTDVPQVVTDTSFVQRIQPPPPENVKPATGIVAIPENRDMSQFRGMKVFDLASLDQQPVARVRTPPQYPFEMRRAGVTGEVTVDFIVDANGEVQNAYAVKSTQREFEAPAVQAVSKWKFKPGRKGGRNVNTHMQVPIVFTLNDE; encoded by the coding sequence ATGCGTCGCGATCTAATCATTGGTTTTATCGTTTCTGCGCTAATTCACGGCGGAGCGTTCTTTGGTGAACGTCTGATTCCGGAGAAGAAGGTGGAACAAAAGAAAGTGGAGGAGCGCCCGGTCATTCAGGTGGTGGAAATGCCTCCGATCGAGCCTGAGGAACCCGAAGTCGTCGAAACCAGCGACGAGCCGGTCAAGCCGATGGACTTTGCTCCGCCGATGCAGACGGATGTTCCGCAGGTCGTGACTGACACTTCGTTCGTGCAGCGCATCCAGCCGCCGCCCCCGGAGAATGTTAAGCCGGCCACGGGCATTGTCGCCATTCCCGAGAACCGCGACATGTCGCAGTTCCGTGGCATGAAGGTGTTCGATCTCGCCAGCCTCGACCAGCAACCCGTGGCGCGCGTCCGCACGCCGCCGCAGTACCCGTTTGAAATGCGCCGCGCCGGCGTCACCGGCGAGGTGACGGTCGACTTCATCGTCGACGCCAACGGCGAGGTGCAGAACGCGTATGCGGTCAAGTCGACGCAGCGCGAATTTGAGGCTCCGGCCGTTCAGGCGGTCAGCAAGTGGAAGTTCAAGCCCGGCCGCAAGGGTGGCCGTAACGTGAACACCCACATGCAGGTGCCGATTGTCTTCACTCTTAACGACGAGTAA
- a CDS encoding biopolymer transporter ExbD, whose product MAGSPKAQEGRKKARIEIIPLIDVIFFLLATFVLFTLSLDKIASVPVTLPKASAEVSGKIDETTINIQVSDSGTYYWKVGARGAPELVSASELAPRLENVRNRESAPRVLVRGDNRAKFGPVVQVLDEVRKARIDQVSVETVTSPTGK is encoded by the coding sequence ATGGCTGGAAGTCCCAAGGCGCAAGAAGGCAGAAAAAAGGCGCGTATCGAGATCATCCCTCTGATCGACGTCATCTTCTTCCTCCTCGCCACATTCGTTCTCTTTACGCTGTCACTCGACAAGATCGCGTCCGTTCCCGTGACGCTCCCGAAGGCCAGCGCCGAAGTCAGCGGCAAGATCGACGAGACGACGATCAACATCCAGGTGTCGGATTCCGGCACTTACTACTGGAAGGTTGGCGCCCGGGGTGCACCGGAACTGGTTTCTGCCAGTGAGCTCGCGCCTCGTCTCGAGAATGTCCGAAACCGTGAGAGCGCGCCCCGCGTGCTCGTCCGCGGTGACAATCGGGCAAAGTTCGGTCCGGTCGTCCAGGTGTTGGACGAGGTCCGGAAGGCCAGGATCGACCAAGTGTCGGTCGAAACCGTCACCAGCCCCACGGGCAAATAA
- a CDS encoding biopolymer transporter ExbD, which yields MAGSTAQVSGRPKKARIEIIPLIDVIFFLLATFVLFTLSLNKTQGIRVTLPQVFTGEPRATEGTHTISVTEQGTLAWDTEFVNLDEFLRRLQVFHTSNPDGRILINGDENASFNAAVYVFDEARKAGFEKVLIETKVRQAK from the coding sequence ATGGCTGGATCAACCGCTCAAGTTAGCGGCAGGCCGAAGAAGGCGCGCATCGAGATCATTCCTCTGATCGACGTCATCTTCTTCCTCCTCGCTACGTTCGTTTTGTTCACGTTGTCACTGAACAAGACGCAAGGCATCCGGGTTACCCTGCCGCAGGTTTTCACGGGGGAACCCCGGGCCACCGAAGGAACGCACACGATTTCTGTCACCGAGCAGGGCACCCTCGCTTGGGACACGGAGTTCGTAAATCTGGACGAATTCCTGCGTCGGCTGCAGGTCTTTCACACCTCGAATCCGGACGGCCGCATTCTCATCAACGGTGACGAGAACGCCTCGTTCAACGCGGCAGTCTACGTCTTCGACGAGGCCCGCAAAGCCGGTTTCGAAAAGGTCCTGATCGAGACGAAAGTCCGTCAGGCCAAATAG
- a CDS encoding MotA/TolQ/ExbB proton channel family protein, with translation MINNVVIAFLLRNPDGSDMSFMDLFLAGKQIMWPILLLSFVMITVVIERLIFIMRENATREPEVVEKMLENVERGDVEAALAIGKKSKDFLAKIVVYSLMNRDSSMSTAFVRASGHELARFQQGMATLDTCITAAPYLGLLGTVTGMMRTFGSLTGDIGAAAGQITGGVAEALIATMCGLAIAIAGLFPFNYVNARAEVAKQEVADVSHALELLMKKSESAAR, from the coding sequence ATGATTAACAACGTAGTCATCGCGTTTTTGCTGAGAAATCCCGACGGCAGCGATATGTCGTTCATGGATCTGTTCCTCGCCGGTAAGCAGATCATGTGGCCGATTCTGTTGCTCTCCTTTGTGATGATCACCGTCGTGATCGAGCGTCTGATCTTCATCATGCGCGAGAATGCGACCCGTGAACCCGAGGTCGTCGAAAAGATGCTCGAGAACGTCGAGCGCGGTGATGTCGAAGCCGCTCTGGCCATCGGCAAGAAGAGCAAGGACTTCCTCGCCAAGATCGTGGTGTACAGCCTCATGAACCGCGACAGCTCCATGTCGACCGCGTTCGTGCGCGCGTCTGGTCACGAGCTCGCCCGCTTCCAGCAGGGCATGGCTACGCTTGATACCTGCATCACGGCGGCTCCGTACCTCGGCCTCCTCGGCACGGTCACGGGCATGATGCGCACCTTCGGCTCCCTCACGGGTGATATCGGCGCTGCGGCCGGTCAGATCACCGGTGGTGTCGCCGAGGCGCTGATCGCCACCATGTGCGGTCTGGCCATCGCCATCGCGGGCCTGTTCCCCTTCAATTACGTGAACGCTCGCGCTGAGGTTGCGAAGCAGGAAGTGGCCGACGTTTCGCACGCCCTTGAGCTGCTGATGAAGAAGTCGGAGAGCGCTGCTCGCTGA